Proteins encoded within one genomic window of candidate division WOR-3 bacterium:
- a CDS encoding HEAT repeat domain-containing protein, translating into MSKEDRSGKGRLTEQEIEQLLKSNNLLEKFKAVELLKERKSLDRLLGLIFSESWHLREKVQEALSQFSLNELANKLIPLLDEKIWYVRAAAINILGNLAIKELENKSAEGEAVEQEEASLPKGYERIGELFDIITPHLLEKNEVVRAKTARAVAQICTLVPYLKGKLSSEQCAIVENQLREMKEFEILQKFLNL; encoded by the coding sequence ATGTCTAAGGAAGACAGAAGTGGCAAAGGACGACTAACGGAACAGGAAATTGAACAGCTATTGAAATCCAATAACCTCTTAGAGAAGTTTAAAGCCGTTGAACTACTTAAAGAGAGAAAAAGCTTAGACAGGCTTTTAGGTCTTATATTTTCAGAAAGCTGGCACCTAAGGGAAAAGGTTCAGGAAGCCCTTTCTCAATTCTCACTCAACGAACTGGCGAATAAGCTAATACCGTTACTTGATGAAAAGATCTGGTATGTAAGGGCTGCAGCAATTAACATTCTTGGAAATTTGGCCATAAAAGAACTGGAAAACAAAAGCGCTGAAGGGGAAGCCGTTGAACAAGAAGAAGCAAGTTTGCCGAAAGGGTATGAAAGAATAGGGGAACTATTTGATATTATAACTCCCCACCTTCTTGAAAAAAATGAGGTTGTAAGAGCAAAGACAGCAAGAGCCGTTGCTCAAATTTGTACTCTTGTACCCTATTTGAAAGGCAAATTATCGAGTGAGCAGTGTGCTATTGTGGAAAACCAGCTGAGAGAGATGAAGGAATTTGAAATACTGCAAAAGTTTTTAAATTTGTGA
- the mfd gene encoding transcription-repair coupling factor, which produces MNILKSPYPIYTLHPSGFKTLNLLHHLEKHNVVFHSKTDEDEKIIEDEVNSLSGFSAYTFDENLENKISSPIRNLIIVKDKKELDYAREILSTLSFFKIRQGEEISLTHVADLLSEKNFERTNIVEKPGEFAVRGGILDIFLHGKREPIRLEFSGNKVLSIRIFDPETQRSIKSVSEVTIFSTRSKAESNTSFIIIEELEGNSPFSVLHNFNYLGKVELLKGEIERLKSEGYEIYFFAFGENKEKFFEELLGCRVIQGKIYNGFVFPLEKIAVFTETELRGIKHRRWIRKEHYGERIEDYTDLKVGDYLVHLDFGIGRFAGLERIEIENIKYDTLRIEYKDGIVNIPVHNLSKVEKYVAEENERVEISTLASPRWQVKRAKALLETYKFAMELLKIHSYRKKERGFIYKPVPELEYKLYAEFPYEETEGQIRVMEEIFEDMESPKIMDRLVAGEVGFGKTEIALRAAFRAAVNSFQTVVLVPTTLLALQHYTNFTKRLANYPVKVAMLSRLTHPREKDEIFQGLAEGKIDIVIGTHALLRSDISFFNLGLLIIDEEHRFGVEDKEIIRKKFPMVDTLRLTATPIPRTLYMSLGKIYDLSILDTPPPGREAVETYVGKFDKEIIKQAILFEIERNGKVFFVNNRINGIREIVNMLKEMFPDLRIGYAHGRMPKNLLEDIYINFYLGAYDILVSTPIIEAGVDFPEANTIIVNNAHTFGLADLHQLRGRVGRGIKKGYAYFLTPSEISEEARKRLSIIEKHSELGSGFKIAMKDLELRGAGEILGKKQHGFVRTIGLEMFFRLLEQAILELEGQKFTEKEVKVKTDAYIPYDYIEDENIRLSFYKKLADAKTEEQLQRLREELIDRFGPIPKEVEELFYVQRIKILTASKENIKGVVVEPSELILETSEGKKKLKRGLDIEFLRKWA; this is translated from the coding sequence GTGAATATCCTGAAATCACCCTACCCAATTTATACTTTGCATCCTTCTGGTTTTAAAACTCTAAATCTGCTGCACCATTTAGAAAAGCACAATGTAGTCTTCCACTCGAAAACAGATGAAGACGAAAAAATTATTGAAGATGAAGTAAACTCCCTTTCTGGATTTTCCGCATATACCTTTGACGAAAACCTTGAAAACAAAATAAGCTCTCCTATAAGGAATCTAATTATCGTAAAGGACAAAAAAGAACTTGATTATGCAAGGGAGATTCTTTCAACGCTGAGTTTCTTTAAAATTAGACAAGGCGAAGAAATAAGCCTTACCCATGTTGCGGATCTGCTATCGGAAAAAAATTTCGAAAGGACAAACATTGTTGAAAAACCCGGAGAATTTGCAGTCAGAGGTGGAATTCTCGATATATTTTTGCATGGTAAAAGGGAACCAATAAGACTCGAGTTCTCAGGCAATAAGGTTCTTTCCATAAGGATATTTGATCCAGAAACCCAGAGATCTATTAAATCGGTAAGCGAGGTAACAATATTCAGTACGAGAAGTAAGGCAGAGAGCAATACCAGCTTCATAATTATTGAGGAGTTAGAGGGAAATTCCCCCTTTTCTGTTTTGCACAATTTCAACTATTTAGGAAAGGTTGAACTCTTAAAAGGCGAAATAGAAAGATTAAAAAGCGAAGGCTACGAGATATACTTCTTTGCCTTTGGAGAAAATAAAGAGAAGTTTTTTGAAGAACTGCTAGGATGCCGCGTTATACAGGGGAAAATTTATAACGGGTTTGTTTTTCCTTTAGAAAAAATCGCTGTTTTTACCGAGACCGAATTAAGGGGAATTAAGCATCGACGGTGGATAAGGAAAGAACACTATGGTGAAAGAATTGAAGACTATACAGACCTCAAAGTAGGCGATTACCTCGTGCATCTCGATTTTGGTATAGGTCGCTTTGCAGGATTGGAAAGAATAGAAATCGAAAACATAAAATATGATACCCTGAGAATTGAATATAAAGACGGCATAGTAAATATTCCTGTCCATAATCTCTCTAAGGTTGAAAAATATGTAGCCGAAGAAAATGAAAGAGTAGAAATCTCTACCCTCGCCTCCCCCCGCTGGCAGGTGAAGAGAGCAAAAGCGCTCCTTGAAACTTACAAATTTGCAATGGAATTGTTAAAAATCCACTCTTACAGGAAAAAAGAAAGAGGATTTATTTATAAGCCTGTGCCGGAATTGGAATACAAACTCTACGCTGAATTTCCTTATGAGGAAACAGAAGGGCAGATCAGGGTTATGGAAGAGATTTTTGAGGACATGGAATCGCCCAAAATTATGGATAGATTAGTCGCTGGAGAAGTTGGATTTGGAAAAACAGAAATTGCATTAAGAGCAGCTTTTAGAGCCGCCGTTAACTCTTTTCAAACCGTAGTATTAGTACCAACAACTTTACTGGCTCTTCAACACTATACAAATTTCACCAAAAGACTCGCCAATTATCCCGTAAAAGTCGCAATGCTTTCAAGATTAACTCATCCCAGGGAAAAGGATGAAATATTTCAAGGCCTTGCGGAAGGTAAAATCGATATCGTCATCGGAACCCATGCTCTTCTAAGAAGTGATATTAGCTTTTTTAACCTGGGGTTGCTTATAATTGATGAAGAACATCGCTTCGGCGTGGAAGATAAAGAGATCATAAGGAAGAAATTTCCAATGGTTGATACCTTAAGGCTTACTGCTACACCCATACCCAGAACCCTTTATATGAGTCTTGGTAAAATCTACGACCTCTCAATTCTTGATACCCCGCCTCCAGGCAGAGAAGCAGTAGAGACTTACGTTGGAAAATTCGATAAAGAAATTATAAAACAAGCTATCCTTTTTGAAATTGAAAGAAACGGAAAGGTCTTTTTTGTTAATAACCGGATCAACGGCATAAGAGAAATAGTTAATATGCTTAAAGAAATGTTTCCGGATCTAAGAATTGGTTATGCCCATGGAAGGATGCCTAAAAACCTCCTTGAGGATATCTATATAAATTTTTACCTTGGGGCTTATGACATACTTGTATCAACGCCCATAATTGAGGCTGGCGTTGATTTCCCTGAAGCCAACACCATAATAGTTAATAATGCCCACACCTTTGGACTGGCCGATTTACATCAGCTTCGAGGTAGAGTTGGAAGGGGTATAAAGAAAGGATATGCCTATTTTCTAACTCCTTCCGAAATTTCAGAAGAAGCAAGAAAACGACTTTCAATAATCGAGAAGCATTCTGAACTGGGTTCTGGTTTCAAAATTGCGATGAAGGACCTCGAACTTAGAGGTGCTGGTGAGATCCTTGGCAAAAAACAACATGGATTTGTGAGAACAATAGGACTCGAAATGTTTTTCAGATTGTTGGAGCAGGCTATCTTAGAACTTGAGGGGCAAAAGTTTACAGAAAAAGAAGTAAAAGTTAAAACCGATGCTTACATTCCTTATGACTATATAGAAGATGAAAATATCCGACTATCTTTTTACAAAAAGCTTGCTGACGCAAAGACAGAAGAACAGCTTCAAAGGCTGAGGGAGGAACTAATTGACAGATTTGGACCTATTCCAAAGGAGGTAGAAGAACTCTTTTATGTTCAGAGGATTAAGATTTTGACGGCAAGTAAAGAAAACATAAAAGGGGTAGTGGTCGAGCCTTCGGAATTAATTCTTGAAACTTCCGAAGGAAAGAAAAAGCTTAAAAGAGGCCTCGATATTGAATTCCTGAGAAAATGGGCTTAA
- a CDS encoding peptidylprolyl isomerase, which produces MRRTGLLVLLLSGFLYAQTTIEDKVVARVGDEVITLSELNELYENYKNLYPNMSEKDLKNSILQELINNKLILQAAKKDTTIAKPGPEEINQALEERIKYFEQQYGTENFENMLKSQGLTRESLKEMYRENISDEILVQRYIDKYVRPKIQVTPQEIRNFYDQYKDSLKEPDMYRISHIFIRVKVDSAQEAVALKKAQSLYNQLTKGASFEDLANRYSDDRESAAYGGAIGTIPKNFFPPEVQEKLDKLNPGEISEPIRGDNGYHIFKMVSKTATSYQLKHILVKVEPKAEEWNKAYQKALSIKNKIDVQKQDFESLAKTYSDDEETKDLGGDLGWVPYTNLPDEYKQKLANAKVGDIIIIKTQNGYDIVKVTDKKQGKVPEFSEVQNNIKQYIENVKLQEELSKLIEDLKKKTFIEIKEF; this is translated from the coding sequence ATGAGAAGAACAGGACTACTTGTACTGCTTCTCTCAGGTTTTTTATATGCCCAGACTACTATAGAAGATAAGGTCGTCGCACGGGTTGGTGACGAAGTAATAACTCTATCTGAACTAAACGAACTTTATGAGAACTACAAAAATCTCTACCCCAATATGAGCGAAAAGGACCTTAAAAACTCGATACTCCAAGAATTGATTAATAACAAGTTAATCTTACAGGCAGCAAAAAAGGATACGACAATTGCTAAACCCGGGCCAGAGGAAATAAACCAGGCCCTCGAGGAGAGAATTAAATACTTTGAGCAGCAATATGGAACCGAAAACTTCGAAAATATGCTGAAAAGTCAAGGCCTGACAAGGGAAAGCCTAAAAGAGATGTACAGGGAAAATATCTCTGACGAAATCCTGGTTCAAAGGTATATTGACAAATATGTAAGGCCTAAAATCCAGGTAACCCCTCAGGAAATACGCAACTTTTACGACCAGTACAAAGACTCTTTAAAAGAGCCGGATATGTATAGAATTTCGCACATCTTCATCAGGGTAAAGGTAGATTCTGCGCAAGAAGCCGTGGCTCTCAAAAAAGCCCAATCACTTTACAATCAGCTTACGAAAGGGGCCAGTTTTGAAGACTTGGCCAATAGATACTCCGACGACAGAGAATCCGCAGCATATGGAGGAGCAATAGGTACAATTCCCAAAAACTTTTTCCCACCAGAAGTCCAGGAAAAACTGGACAAGTTGAATCCCGGCGAAATATCAGAGCCTATAAGGGGCGACAACGGTTATCACATTTTTAAAATGGTTAGCAAAACTGCAACGAGCTACCAACTAAAACATATCTTAGTAAAAGTAGAGCCCAAAGCTGAGGAATGGAATAAAGCATACCAGAAAGCCCTATCCATTAAAAATAAAATAGACGTACAAAAACAGGATTTCGAAAGTCTTGCAAAAACATACTCTGATGATGAGGAAACAAAGGACTTAGGTGGAGACCTTGGATGGGTTCCCTACACAAATCTACCAGACGAATACAAGCAAAAATTAGCCAATGCGAAAGTTGGAGATATTATTATAATCAAAACACAAAATGGCTATGACATTGTAAAAGTGACCGACAAAAAACAGGGCAAAGTTCCCGAATTTTCAGAGGTGCAGAACAACATCAAACAATATATCGAGAATGTAAAATTGCAAGAAGAGCTTTCAAAGCTTATTGAGGATTTAAAGAAAAAGACTTTTATTGAAATAAAAGAATTTTGA
- a CDS encoding RNA-binding S4 domain-containing protein produces the protein MRIDLFLKKVGILESRSKARDVTIKVNGQEKKLSYEVKIGDEVEITLEDGSYLRFQVLDIPSQNVPKNKRSLYIRIIEQGKLSNFLEKEASFLKWLFENH, from the coding sequence TTGAGGATAGACCTTTTTTTGAAAAAGGTTGGAATCTTAGAATCCCGCTCAAAGGCAAGGGATGTTACTATTAAAGTTAATGGACAAGAGAAAAAGCTTTCCTATGAAGTAAAAATCGGCGACGAGGTTGAAATTACTTTGGAAGATGGAAGCTACCTTAGATTCCAGGTTTTGGACATTCCTTCCCAAAATGTTCCCAAAAACAAACGTTCGCTATATATTAGAATAATTGAGCAAGGAAAGTTATCTAACTTTTTAGAAAAAGAAGCGAGTTTCTTAAAATGGTTATTCGAAAATCATTAA
- a CDS encoding tetratricopeptide repeat protein has protein sequence MVIRKSLIFATLLATSCAYFNTFYNTENYFKEAEKIYREKGQLTREASTNYNKVIEKSSKIFEYYKTSQYVDDALFYTAIAYKRLGNYSQAKIKFEELFKYFPNSKYRKKALLEYVDLLITMNYLDEANATIKKNPELARDQDFLAVKSKLLYVNGEYRDLLNLVNDNWKALQKNPFKKAIYSLALEAAVKTGNIDIAEKVLKQLEKLVSSDNERAYLMTTRATILANKGDYEQSIKVLEESNLPENSIPYRNIKYEKARILTQAGLYDRALEELKAIEEKSIRDSVYFKALFLKGKIMETLDSLSIALSIYQDLRNFPISQAMREEVELRYKTLLEVSSDTLEESDESKLRKAELFLYDLKNPEKALKIYEELTQNAKSENVKLKALYAEMLVYLYHLKDEGKAREIAERIVSEYPESTQASKILELNLLNVKKE, from the coding sequence ATGGTTATTCGAAAATCATTAATCTTTGCTACGCTTCTTGCCACTTCTTGTGCTTACTTCAATACCTTCTACAACACCGAGAACTATTTTAAAGAGGCAGAGAAAATTTACAGAGAAAAAGGGCAACTAACAAGAGAAGCATCGACAAACTACAACAAAGTCATCGAAAAAAGCTCTAAAATCTTCGAATACTACAAAACCTCTCAGTACGTTGACGACGCCCTATTTTATACTGCAATTGCATATAAAAGACTGGGTAACTACTCGCAGGCAAAAATAAAATTTGAGGAACTTTTTAAATATTTCCCCAATTCAAAATATCGCAAAAAAGCCCTCTTAGAGTATGTTGATCTTCTTATTACAATGAACTACTTAGACGAAGCTAACGCAACAATAAAGAAAAATCCTGAACTTGCAAGGGATCAAGATTTTCTCGCAGTCAAATCAAAACTCCTATATGTCAATGGTGAATACAGAGACCTTTTGAACCTCGTAAACGATAACTGGAAAGCCCTTCAAAAAAACCCTTTTAAAAAAGCAATTTATTCTCTGGCTTTAGAGGCTGCGGTAAAAACCGGAAACATAGATATAGCGGAAAAGGTTTTAAAACAACTGGAGAAGCTTGTGAGCAGTGACAATGAAAGGGCTTATTTAATGACGACAAGGGCAACTATTCTTGCAAACAAAGGAGATTACGAGCAAAGCATCAAAGTTTTAGAAGAGTCAAACCTTCCGGAAAATTCGATCCCATATAGAAACATAAAATACGAAAAGGCAAGGATATTAACTCAGGCGGGGCTTTACGATAGAGCCTTAGAAGAACTCAAAGCCATTGAGGAAAAATCAATTCGAGATTCGGTATATTTCAAGGCACTCTTTTTGAAAGGGAAAATAATGGAAACCCTCGATAGCTTAAGTATAGCTCTTTCCATATATCAGGATTTAAGAAACTTTCCAATATCACAAGCAATGAGAGAAGAAGTTGAACTAAGGTATAAGACTCTACTGGAAGTTTCATCGGATACTCTCGAAGAATCAGACGAAAGTAAACTTCGCAAGGCGGAGCTCTTCCTTTACGACCTTAAGAATCCCGAAAAAGCTTTAAAGATATACGAGGAACTTACTCAAAATGCAAAAAGTGAAAATGTTAAACTCAAAGCCTTATACGCTGAAATGCTGGTCTATTTATATCATCTGAAGGATGAGGGAAAAGCCAGGGAAATAGCTGAAAGAATAGTTTCAGAATACCCTGAAAGCACTCAGGCCTCAAAGATTTTAGAACTAAACCTGTTGAATGTTAAAAAAGAATAA
- a CDS encoding VWA domain-containing protein: protein MALFKSKESIVLSYLWDNPTITKNLPFEEQRFLLLKIRPLEIPPPPKVNLILVLDKSASMEGEPLENLKKAVREILQILDDEDHISIILFDSEARVLVSNTPASQRKEIRMRVEDIFPLGGTSIDEGIELGIKEAEKFRGPDVLSWMILLTDGKNEHGDNKRCLDLAREARKMGINISTIGLGRKWDPKLLEEIADLSGGKMYFVENPEDLKERFVKEFQNIKNVAYRDVNLKIRFEKIARMSEVSPAFLVTPQIKKIEPLWDGTQWIIEVGNLERDKEKLVLLQLFLSEPESSYINKIFEYEIEYRTILGEKLTTQAHNVVLEVTESYVAQFDDEVRETLERLSLYIQQELAEKYIDEGKPLEALTILQTMVQTAVKFENETLKKLIEENIKKIKVEGSLPEEFRIETKYKTKMVEE, encoded by the coding sequence ATGGCACTATTCAAATCAAAAGAGTCGATTGTTTTGTCTTATTTATGGGACAATCCCACAATAACAAAAAATCTACCCTTTGAAGAACAGCGTTTTTTATTGCTAAAAATTAGGCCATTGGAAATCCCACCACCTCCCAAGGTAAATCTAATCCTCGTTCTCGACAAAAGCGCCTCAATGGAAGGCGAACCCTTAGAAAACCTGAAAAAGGCAGTAAGGGAAATTCTCCAGATTCTTGACGACGAGGACCATATTAGTATTATACTTTTTGACTCCGAAGCGAGAGTTTTGGTGTCAAATACACCAGCCTCTCAAAGAAAGGAAATACGAATGAGGGTAGAAGACATCTTTCCCCTCGGGGGGACGTCAATAGATGAAGGAATTGAACTGGGAATCAAAGAGGCTGAAAAGTTCCGCGGTCCTGATGTTCTCAGCTGGATGATCTTACTTACCGATGGTAAGAACGAACATGGCGACAACAAGCGCTGTTTAGACCTTGCAAGAGAGGCAAGGAAAATGGGAATAAATATCTCCACTATCGGCCTTGGTAGAAAGTGGGACCCGAAACTACTGGAAGAAATTGCTGACCTTTCAGGTGGCAAGATGTATTTTGTTGAAAATCCGGAGGATTTAAAGGAAAGGTTCGTAAAAGAATTTCAGAACATAAAAAATGTAGCCTATCGAGATGTTAATTTAAAAATTAGATTCGAAAAAATTGCTCGAATGTCTGAAGTCTCTCCGGCCTTTTTAGTGACGCCTCAAATCAAAAAGATTGAACCGCTTTGGGACGGGACCCAGTGGATCATCGAAGTAGGGAATCTGGAAAGAGATAAAGAGAAACTCGTCCTTCTCCAGCTCTTCCTTTCTGAGCCGGAATCAAGTTACATAAACAAAATTTTTGAGTACGAAATCGAGTATAGAACGATCTTAGGCGAGAAACTGACCACACAAGCCCATAATGTGGTCCTGGAGGTTACAGAAAGTTATGTTGCACAATTCGATGACGAAGTTAGAGAAACACTCGAGAGATTAAGCCTTTACATTCAGCAGGAGTTGGCAGAAAAGTATATTGACGAAGGGAAACCATTAGAAGCTCTAACAATATTGCAGACAATGGTTCAAACTGCGGTGAAGTTTGAAAATGAAACATTGAAAAAATTAATCGAGGAAAATATCAAAAAGATAAAGGTAGAAGGCTCTCTCCCCGAAGAGTTTAGAATAGAAACGAAATATAAGACAAAGATGGTAGAAGAATGA
- a CDS encoding FHA domain-containing protein, whose product MKCPICGFQNKSGVKFCERCFSALDIFSVKPEEEGVFCPNGHWNPAGVKFCTVCGAPIQKAEVLLSPYVFVDKETGDLVSIPLTEDKVTRVVIGRKSNEFTPDVDLSSFRNSATVSRRHARLTINKETGEVIIEDLESTNGTYINGERLEPQKPYKLQPGDVVSFSKKLHLVFEVKEL is encoded by the coding sequence ATGAAGTGTCCAATTTGTGGTTTTCAAAATAAAAGCGGTGTTAAATTCTGCGAAAGATGTTTCTCCGCCCTTGATATATTCAGCGTAAAACCGGAAGAGGAAGGCGTCTTTTGTCCAAATGGTCATTGGAATCCTGCAGGTGTTAAATTCTGTACCGTTTGTGGGGCGCCTATCCAAAAAGCTGAAGTTTTATTAAGTCCCTACGTTTTTGTAGATAAAGAAACAGGGGATCTGGTTTCTATACCTTTAACAGAAGACAAAGTAACAAGGGTTGTAATCGGAAGAAAAAGTAATGAGTTCACACCGGATGTTGACCTTTCTTCCTTCAGAAATTCTGCAACGGTATCGAGAAGACATGCAAGACTTACGATAAACAAGGAAACCGGTGAAGTGATTATTGAAGACCTTGAAAGCACCAATGGAACATACATCAATGGAGAACGATTAGAGCCACAAAAACCTTATAAATTACAACCTGGTGATGTGGTGAGCTTCAGTAAGAAACTGCATCTAGTTTTTGAGGTTAAAGAATTATGA
- a CDS encoding protein phosphatase 2C domain-containing protein, with the protein MRLLRCPRCNTFNAAEAEKCIICGFELNSKFCPKCGTKVELDTETCPNCGYNLVRLFFTPFFLKEIKDSKYRIHSKERFGTILQEVNPNLTKLLVESPIQRFYGALGNLVDIIEIGPKEYVPVIEKPQEIKELHQLWEENGDRRKIEILRNLIQLVINHNLFYPDKLEEVIFDEKNRPIFQVSVEKKRGFIDPNEFLCKIISGLKGAKDSLWEKGKAEILKESCDFVSLNKWIRELEQRLKSPLIKYAGISDKGPARANNEDAILMFSTKWETNIKDTSETYHRYLFVLSDGLGGHEKGEVAAELIIEGIKKEFTKNLLPKKQIQLEDVIDSLQVVNNRVYSMNLDKDNQTDKMGGTVSGVIIDNERFIIFNVGDSPIFILTDDMITEISTRDVSEHKSKAITQAIGIKSSEDIKIHIDELKTPESKFKILICSDGLTDVVGPGEIKKIIDSKKGDLHEVCTKLVQEAYKRKTTDNVSVILIEAEKETIIGKVQWKSAQDAVKII; encoded by the coding sequence ATGAGACTCTTGAGATGTCCAAGGTGTAATACTTTCAACGCCGCTGAAGCCGAAAAATGCATCATTTGTGGCTTTGAACTCAATTCCAAATTCTGCCCCAAATGTGGCACCAAAGTAGAGTTAGATACAGAAACATGTCCAAACTGTGGATATAACCTTGTACGTCTCTTTTTCACCCCCTTCTTCCTGAAAGAAATAAAGGATTCAAAATACAGAATCCACTCAAAAGAAAGATTTGGCACTATCCTTCAAGAAGTAAATCCAAATCTTACCAAATTACTCGTTGAATCACCTATCCAGCGTTTTTACGGTGCCCTCGGCAACTTAGTAGACATCATTGAAATAGGGCCTAAAGAGTACGTTCCCGTAATTGAAAAGCCGCAGGAAATAAAAGAATTACATCAGCTTTGGGAAGAAAACGGCGACAGAAGGAAAATCGAGATTTTAAGAAATCTTATACAACTTGTAATTAATCACAACCTCTTTTATCCAGACAAACTGGAAGAGGTAATCTTTGACGAAAAAAATAGGCCTATATTCCAGGTTTCCGTTGAAAAGAAAAGGGGATTTATAGATCCCAATGAATTCCTTTGCAAAATAATCTCGGGACTAAAAGGGGCGAAGGATTCATTATGGGAAAAGGGAAAGGCAGAAATCCTAAAGGAAAGCTGTGATTTCGTATCGCTGAACAAATGGATAAGAGAGTTGGAACAAAGGCTCAAATCCCCTCTCATCAAATACGCAGGAATAAGCGATAAAGGTCCTGCGAGAGCTAACAATGAGGACGCAATACTCATGTTCAGCACCAAGTGGGAAACCAATATCAAGGATACTTCTGAAACATACCATCGATACCTCTTTGTCCTTTCAGATGGACTTGGAGGGCATGAAAAAGGAGAGGTCGCTGCAGAACTCATAATTGAAGGGATAAAGAAAGAGTTTACTAAAAACTTACTGCCGAAGAAACAGATTCAACTTGAAGATGTAATAGATTCTCTCCAGGTGGTAAATAATCGTGTATATTCGATGAACCTCGATAAGGACAATCAAACGGACAAAATGGGTGGAACAGTCTCTGGAGTTATCATAGACAATGAAAGATTTATAATTTTCAATGTAGGAGACTCACCTATATTCATCCTCACCGATGATATGATTACAGAAATCTCTACAAGAGATGTCTCAGAGCACAAATCCAAGGCAATAACCCAGGCCATAGGAATAAAAAGTTCTGAAGATATTAAAATCCACATTGATGAATTGAAAACACCAGAATCTAAGTTTAAAATTCTCATCTGCTCTGACGGCCTTACTGATGTAGTTGGGCCCGGGGAAATCAAAAAAATTATAGATAGTAAAAAGGGTGATTTGCACGAAGTGTGTACAAAGCTCGTTCAGGAAGCCTACAAAAGAAAAACTACAGATAATGTAAGCGTGATATTAATTGAGGCTGAAAAGGAAACTATCATAGGAAAGGTGCAATGGAAAAGTGCCCAAGATGCGGTAAAGATAATTTAG